The Bernardetia litoralis DSM 6794 genome includes a window with the following:
- a CDS encoding 2OG-Fe(II) oxygenase: MTNSKIEIQNILPNTKLTCFVIPSLFSKAECEELLNVNRKESFQKAISNYPTYYRNNERFVTDDNELSIQLFKKVKPYLPKIIKIDSSIKAENGIWKIKELNNRLRFCKYSENQYFNRHLDGIHYRNETTQSKLTFMIYLNNASEFKGGRTLFYETKETDKIWASYIPKQGDLIVFDHNVWHEGELVKQGEKYVLRSDILYSKQVTKQIQKPFTGHLGYIWSILKINDNTILSGGRDKEIKSWNIFGKQMHSLNGHLNSILSIEKISNNIFISGSRDRKIIVWKDFKKINTIEIHSAIVLSLCRIDNNTFASSSGDNTVKISNLKGTVLQTFKEHKNWVWKVIKLSQDIIASSSEDGTIKIWDCKIEKSINTFFENCSIISLTYNKLTRQLISGNLKGEITIRTLSKDYHQVGIKTFKAHSGIIRTIKLINHNQIATGGEDNKVKIWDLNGQILSEFEHQNFVQSIELLDKETIISASYDGTIKTWKIKTTANNGYN; encoded by the coding sequence TTGACTAATTCTAAAATTGAAATACAAAACATTTTACCAAACACGAAATTAACCTGTTTTGTAATTCCTTCTCTTTTTTCTAAAGCTGAATGTGAAGAGCTATTAAATGTGAATAGGAAAGAATCATTTCAAAAAGCTATTTCAAACTACCCTACTTATTACAGAAATAACGAAAGGTTTGTAACAGATGATAATGAATTATCTATTCAATTATTTAAGAAAGTAAAACCTTACTTACCTAAAATTATTAAAATAGACTCAAGCATTAAAGCTGAAAACGGAATTTGGAAAATTAAAGAGTTAAATAATAGACTTAGGTTTTGTAAATACTCTGAAAATCAATATTTCAATAGACATCTGGACGGTATTCATTACCGAAATGAAACAACACAGTCTAAGTTGACGTTTATGATATATTTAAATAATGCTTCTGAATTCAAGGGAGGACGAACTTTATTTTATGAAACAAAAGAAACAGATAAAATTTGGGCATCATACATACCTAAACAAGGAGACCTTATAGTTTTTGACCATAATGTTTGGCACGAAGGAGAATTAGTAAAGCAAGGTGAAAAATATGTTTTAAGGAGCGATATTTTATATTCAAAACAAGTAACAAAACAAATACAAAAACCTTTTACTGGACATTTAGGTTATATATGGTCAATACTCAAAATAAATGATAACACAATACTTAGCGGAGGAAGAGACAAAGAAATAAAATCTTGGAATATCTTTGGCAAACAAATGCATTCATTGAATGGACATTTAAATTCAATTTTAAGCATTGAGAAAATAAGTAACAATATTTTTATTTCAGGTTCAAGAGACCGTAAAATAATAGTCTGGAAAGACTTCAAAAAAATTAACACCATAGAAATTCATTCTGCAATTGTTCTTTCTCTTTGTCGTATAGATAACAATACTTTTGCTTCGAGTAGCGGAGACAATACCGTTAAAATATCAAACCTTAAAGGAACCGTTTTACAGACATTTAAAGAACATAAAAATTGGGTTTGGAAAGTCATTAAACTAAGCCAAGACATTATTGCCTCAAGTTCAGAAGATGGTACAATTAAAATTTGGGATTGTAAAATAGAAAAATCAATAAACACCTTTTTTGAAAACTGTTCTATTATTAGTCTTACGTATAATAAACTAACACGACAATTAATTAGTGGAAATTTAAAAGGTGAAATTACTATTCGAACTTTGTCTAAAGATTATCATCAAGTAGGAATTAAAACATTTAAAGCGCATTCGGGAATAATTAGAACAATTAAGTTAATAAACCATAATCAGATTGCAACAGGTGGTGAAGATAACAAAGTGAAAATTTGGGATTTGAATGGACAAATACTGTCAGAGTTTGAACATCAAAATTTTGTTCAATCTATTGAATTACTTGATAAAGAAACGATAATAAGTGCATCTTATGATGGAACTATAAAAACGTGGAAAATAAAAACAACAGCTAACAATGGCTATAATTAA